The Nycticebus coucang isolate mNycCou1 chromosome 5, mNycCou1.pri, whole genome shotgun sequence genome window below encodes:
- the DACT2 gene encoding dapper homolog 2, with product MWAPGGPAGPAGWDRRRVGARLRAALAGLHELQGLRATQQARVLGALAMQHPPGPAAPRGPRGHELRLEAALAALQEQLSRLRQQDAGLKTHLDQLDQQISQLQLDVGAPPGEALDSDSRPSSGFYELSDGGSCSLSTSCASVCSDCVSPSLVSLLPAAQPSKARPCMGDWRPRSADEISVPAWRPQATEDGNRPLGSAGDTDLPQGMFRPRPVSTGDLDRAQSADTGLQSASADPQTPSILSQGTDASPHALDPQYQRDLVSQGGREVYPYPSPLHAVALQSPLFALAKESPQGDGTPPLRKSLQGPENLCTIQTGLVLEAAPARAYINRLLSLRGHGTPPRSSVDEQSPLRQKVSPSPQEQGDQRMDNEDQLQKPVLDPGRGASGSFPQQQGPPPPVGAQQLVSKWPGHPSSLPEEEARPLNHCVLGETSLSIPLCSKPWQPPSDDSCGQGRVVSPSRRVDQSCPQASGAFPARKAPSTQLDTGPLKAKATKVKKRSSDRALRLGKQMPPAPERHLGVYSALWLPPEWAPYPWTQEMNGLRRSALAMEAPGRSCSESTLYPAPFLLPLLVAPRQGCGAAPALLPLGAVPVSRAARRRQRQWQSSVDISAKAHLAHCPEPSPGIPGPSAWRAGGPRAWGRPTQAHQDACTRSESDPSEHSVDCASPLHSTVAETSGDEASDHTVNCFGDRESSGSDSEGGVQSGGCSLALDHGVSRRGQRARLQVGPPAGSRPPLPPVPKLSRIKASRALKRRIRRFQPSSLKVITLV from the exons ATGTGGGCTCCGGGCGGCCCCGCAGGGCCCGCAGGCTGGGACCGCCGAAGGGTGGGCGCCAGGCTGCGCGCGGCGCTCGCGGGGCTGCACGAGCTGCAGGGACTGCGCGCCACACAGCAAGCGCGGGTGCTGGGCGCCCTGGCCATGCAACACCCACCCGGGCCCGCCGCCCCCCGCGGGCCCCGCGGCCACGAGCTGCGGCTGGAGGCCGCGCTGGCCGCGCTGCAGGAGCAGCTG TCCCGGTTAAGACAGCAGGATGCCGGCCTGAAGACTCACTTGGACCAGCTGGACCAGCAGATAAGCCAGCTGCAGCTGGACGTGGGTGCACCCCCAGGCGAGGCCCTGGACAGTGACAGCAGGCCCAGCTCAG GCTTCTACGAGCTGAGTGACGGTGGCTCCTGCTCCCTGTCCACCTCCTGTGCCTCAGTCTGCAGTGACTGTGTCTCTCCCTCCCTGGTCAGTCTGCTACCTGCGGCCCAGCCCTCTAAGGCCAGGCCCTGCATGGGGGACTGGCGGCCCCGGTCAGCTGACGAGATTTCTGTGCCAGCATGGAGACCCCAGGCCACCGAGGATGGCAACAGGCCCCTGGGCAGTGCAGGGGACACAGACCTGCCACAGGGCATGTTCCGGCCCAGGCCAGTGTCTACAG GTGATCTTGACAGAGCCCAGTCGGCTGACACAGGGCTGCAGAGTGCCAGTGCTGACCCCCAGACCCCCTCAATCCTCAGCCAGGGGACAGATGCATCACCCCACGCACTAGACCCCCAGTACCAGAGGGACCTGGTGtcacagggaggcagggaggtgtACCCGTATCCCAGCCCCCTGCATGCAGTAGCCTTGCAGAGCCCCCTGTTCGCTCTGGCCAAGGAGAGCCCGCAGGGTGATGGTACCCCGCCCCTTAGGAAGTCCCTTCAGGGCCCTGAAAATCTCTGCACCATCCAGACCGGACTGGTCCTTGAGGCTGCCCCTGCCAGGGCCTATATCAATAGGCTGCTGAGTCTGCGGGGCCACGGGACCCCCCCAAGGAGCAGTGTGGATGAGCAGAGCCCCCTAAGACAGAAGGTGTCCCCATCCCCACAGGAGCAGGGTGACCAGAGGATGGACAATGAAGATCAGCTCCAGAAGCCAGTCTTAGATCCAGGGAGGGGAGCCAGTGGGAGTTTCCCTCAGCAGCAGGGACCTCCACCGCCAGTGGGTGCCCAGCAACTGGTCAGTAAGTGGCCAGGACACCCCAGCAGCCTTCCAGAGGAGGAAGCCAGACCCTTGAATCACTGTGTCCTAGGGGAGACCTCTCTGAGCATCCCGCTCTGCTCCAAGCCCTGGCAGCCTCCCTCGGATGACAGCTGTGGGCAGGGCAGAGTTGTGTCACCATCTCGGAGGGTGGACCAGAGCTGCCCCCAAGCCTCGGGGGCCTTCCCTGCCAGAAAGGCCCCCTCCACCCAGCTGGATACAGGGCCTCTCAAGGCAAAGGCTACAAAGGTCAAAAAAAGGTCCAGTGACAGGGCGCTGAGGCTTGGGAAGCAGATGCCCCCAGCACCAGAGAGACATCTGGGTGTCTACTCAGCCCTCTGGCTGCCCCCAGAGTGGGCTCCTTACCCCTGGACCCAGGAGATGAATGGGCTTAGGAGATCGGCCCTGGCCATGGAGGCGCCTGGGCGCTCCTGCTCCGAGTCCACCCTGTACCCCGCACCCTTCCTCTTGCCCCTGCTAGTGGCCCCAAGGCAGGGGTGCGGGGCGGCACCGGCCCTACTCCCCTTGGGAGCTGTGCCTGTCAGCCGGGCGGCCAGGCGGAGGCAGCGCCAGTGGCAGTCCTCCGTGGACATCTCAGCCAAAGCCCACCTAGCCCACTGTCCGGAGCCCAGCCCAGGCATACCCGGGCCCTCGGCCTGGAGAGCAGGTGGCCCCCGCGCCTGGGGCAGGCCCACACAGGCCCATCAGGACGCCTGCACCAGGAGTGAGTCGGACCCCTCTGAGCACTCCGTGGACTGTGCCTCTCCGCTCCACTCCACTGTTGCAGAAACCAGCGGGGATGAGGCCAGTGACCACACCGTCAATTGTTTTGGGGACCGGGAGTCCAGCGGGAGCGACTCAGAGGGCGGTGTCCAGAGTGGCGGATGCAGCTTGGCGCTGGACCATGGAGTGTCCAGGCGCGGGCAGCGGGCCCGGCTCCAGGTGGGACCCCCAGCGGGCTCCAGGCCACCCCTGCCCCCTGTGCCTAAGCTGAGCCGCATCAAGGCCTCCAGGGCCCTGAAGAGGAGGATCCGCCGGTTCCAGCCGTCCTCGCTGAAGGTCATAACCCTAGTGTGA